Genomic window (Saccharomyces eubayanus strain FM1318 chromosome XVI, whole genome shotgun sequence):
CATTATAGAATTGTTATCAGAGTATATTGTCTTGTCTGATCTATATTTACGAAGATTATACAGAATATTAAGAAAGTGAGGAATAGTATCTTTCTGAGAATGAAGGGAAGGCGACTTTTTATATGCCAGAAATAGGTCGGTGTTTCAAGGGAGGCTACCTAATAGCACATATACCAAAGGGATGTGCATAGTACTAGAACTTCACCCCAcggtcttttctttgttgccCTTTTCTTCCTCCCCTGTGCGTTATTTGTTTCTAATAGTAAGAATTATGGGCTGGTCAAATGACCACGAGGTGAGAAAAATGGACGATGAAGGTCCTCTCCTCTTCCTTGGCACGCcaaagcaaaaagaaagtatgAAGCTTCCAAACGTGCTTTAGTATTGCgcaattctttttttttaaggaAGCCAGAATGAATAACTGTGGTAGAAGAGGGGAGAGTAATAACTACACACGTATACACCGCCTGCCCGCAACCACACCGAACAATACGTAACTGCCTATTAATAACTTACAATGTAAAAATTACGGAGTATTTGAGCACACGTATGCCACATATTGACATTCGTTAGATCCCCCTTTGCGATCCCTAAAAACTGGGATCTAGACGTAAAAGAGACCACTGCAAACCCACACCTGGAACTAGCAGGCATTACATTCTTCCATCACCGGCACGACTTATTAATAAAGGAATTAAGGACacccccccccccccctTTTGAACACACAGGGCCTTTCCTAATGAAACAAGTTGCCCCATCTACGtaatttcaagaacttcctcttctttcttcccTTATTTATTCGGGTGAAATAACACATGGCCGCACGGCTGACGCGGGACTCCGAAACCGACGAAAGATGATGATCATGAATGTCAATTGAACCCACCGAATCAGAGAGGAGTGTTCCGGAAAGTGGTCTGCTCTAAAAGGGTGATAAAGTGCACAAACGCAAGTTGGGCACAAGTGAAGAGAGAAGGGAAACGGGAAAGAAGGAAGACGTTTTCACACAGTATGATGAATGAGAGAAGCACCATAATCAATgcgctgaaaaattcagcAACCTCGCGTTTCATCAAGAGGTTGACTCCGGACACTTCCCTGTCCTCTGTTGCGGAGGCACTTAATGCCGTTCAGCAACACAGTGCAACAGATCCGGTGAGATTGAAGCTCTTCCATACGCCTCGGATGGTCTCGCAGGGGGCACATTTTGCGTTCAGTTTGCCAACGAAAAAGCCCCATTACAAGCCGTTGCTGCTTTCGCACAAGGCTCTAGATGAGTTCAGTTTGAAACAGGACCGTGATTTGGAGAAAATTTTGGCTGGCGAAAAAGTGTACTTCTCCGATGATATCTTTCCCTACAGTATGGTGTACTCTGGATTTCAATTCGGTTCGTTTGCTGCACAACTGGGGGACGGCCGTGTGGTGAACCTGTTTGACCTGAAAGACAACCGCGATGGTCAATGGCAAACGTTCCAGTTGAAAGGGGCTGGCCTGACGCCATTTTCCCGGTTTGCGGACGGTAAGGCTGTGTTGAGGTCGAGTATACGTGAGTTCATAATGAGCGAGGCGTTGCACAGCATTGGGATTCCCTCCACAAGAGCCATGCAGCTGACCTTGCTACCGGGCACCAAAGCGCAAAGACGCACGCAAGAGCCGTGCGCCGTGGTGTGTCGGTTTGCACCCAGTTGGATTCGGCTGGGCAATTTCAACTTGTTCAGATGGAGACACGATCTGGAAGGGTTGATCAAGTTGTCGGACTATTGCATTGACGAAGTGTTTGACGGAGGCAAGCAGTTCGAGGGGAAACCCGACTTGAATGTATTCAAAAGCGACTTTTTCCCTGATAAGGAACAGAAAATCGACCAGCAAGTGGAACAGGATGAGAACGACGAACAGGGAGCCTCCCTGGATGGCGAAATTTCTGCGTTGAGTAAGTACGACAAGTTTTTCAGACATGTAGTCACTCTAAATGCAAACACAGTGGCGCATTGGCAAGCATACGGGTTCGCCAACGGTGTCTTGAACACGGACAACACTTCAATCATGGGGCTGACCATGGACTACGGCCCGTTTGCCTTTCTAGACAAGTTCGACCCGAGCTTCACGCCCAACCACGACGACACGTCCAACAGATACTCGTTTGCCAACCAGCCCAGTATCATATGGTGGAACCTGCAACAGTTCGCCAAGGATCTGGCATGCCTCATGGGGCCCGAGGGACGCGACCTTGAGTCCTTGCTCAAGGGCGAGTTGAACGAGGTGGACGACGCCCTGGAGAAGACCATGATCGAGAGAGTGCAAAAGCTGGTGGAATTGAACGCCAATGAATACAAGTACGTGTTCACCACGAGGTACGCGCAGCTGATGTCTCAAAGACTCGGCGTCGATCTGGACCTGGCAACGTGCATGAGCTCCACCAAGCGTGAAGACATCGAGCGTGCCGCGGAGAAAGCCCGCGAGTTCTGTACCGCCATCGTCGAGCCATTGCTGGACGTCTTGAAGATCACGAACATTGACTAcaacaacttcttcatccatTTGCAGAACTACAGGGGGCCCTTCTTCGTCAAGGATAAGACCGAGGCAACAACACTCTTCGCAGCGTTCGACCAAGAATACCTACAAATATTCTTCAACGCAAGCCAACTAGACCAAATGGGGGAACACGAAAAAACCATCGCGGCTGGTAAGAAGGTGTTCGACACCGACGGCGAAGTTCGCCTGCTGGACGAGAACCTGGAGAAAATATACGACTGGACACAAGACTACTTGGCACTAGCGCCCCCCACGAACGCCACGGCAAGAACCTCTCTCGCCAAGAAATCCAACCCGCTATTCGTACCCCGGAGCTGGGTGCTGGAAGAAGTGGTAGACGACCTGATGTACAACCAAAGGGACGGCTTGCGGGATCCCGCCTCGACGCTGGACACCTCCGCGCTCAAGAAGCTATACCTGATGAGCGTGAACCCGTACGACCGCGCCGGGTGGGACGCCGCGCTAAGACCCGAGCTGGAGCAGAAATGGACCGACTTGTCGCACCAGGAGGGTGCCAAGTTCATGAAACAGGCCTCCTGCAGCAGCTGAACACCCACGGTTACGCACACCTTCTATATATgcacatacatacatacatacatacataccTACATACCTAACTAACTACCAACACACAGAATAGCCGCCAGTTGCCTATGCCTCCCTGGCACAACTGCACAACCGCGCACCCGCGTTTAGCATGGCTCGTTTGAGCACCCAAAAGGGGGATTATCCACAAGATCTGTGGAANNNNNNNNNNNNNNNNNNNNNNNNNNNNNNNNNNNNNNNNNNNNNNNNNNNNNNNNNNNNNNNNNNNNNNNNNNNNNNNNNNNNNNNNNNNNNNNNNNNNNNNNNNNNNNNNNNNNNNNNNNNNNNNNNNNNNNNNNNNNNNNNNNNNNNNNNNNNNNNNNNNNNNNNNNNNNNNNNNNNNNNNNNNNNNNNNNNNNNNNNNNNNNNNNNNNNNNNNNNNNNNNNNNNNNNNNNNNNNNNNNNNNNNNNNNNNNNNNNNNNNNNNNNNNNNNGGAGGCGAACAGACGACAGTAGTAGAGGGAAGCGAATGGCCCCTCCGCCAAATGACTGCGTATCCATCGTTATTGTCCAGTACCGTGCAGATGACGAAACGAGGTCTCGCATGCATTTCCCGCCGGGTATATTTCTGACGCTTTGGCGAATGCATTTTCGCCGTCTGTGCTATGCCGGAACTCAGCGCTCTCTCTCTCTCGCTCTCGCCTTTTCATATATTAGTCCTTGCTTTCTCACGGTCTGTCTCCCAGATCTTGCTTTGCATCTTTCCATGCGCATTTGAACGGAACCTCGAACACTAACCTCATCTCACTTTACATTGCCGTTTTGGGAAACTGCggaatttttttgggaAAGAACGAGCGACAAGCGAAGGCACAcagcaaaaagaaacgcaCGAAGATCAAGCGCGGATCTAGCTAGAGCtttataaagaaagaaaatcacACCTGGCAAGCAATGAGAGGATTTTCACTGCTACACAGCGGAGCAAACACAGCGCCGAGGATGCA
Coding sequences:
- the FMP40 gene encoding Fmp40p, encoding MMNERSTIINALKNSATSRFIKRLTPDTSLSSVAEALNAVQQHSATDPVRLKLFHTPRMVSQGAHFAFSLPTKKPHYKPLLLSHKALDEFSLKQDRDLEKILAGEKVYFSDDIFPYSMVYSGFQFGSFAAQLGDGRVVNLFDLKDNRDGQWQTFQLKGAGLTPFSRFADGKAVLRSSIREFIMSEALHSIGIPSTRAMQLTLLPGTKAQRRTQEPCAVVCRFAPSWIRLGNFNLFRWRHDLEGLIKLSDYCIDEVFDGGKQFEGKPDLNVFKSDFFPDKEQKIDQQVEQDENDEQGASLDGEISALSKYDKFFRHVVTLNANTVAHWQAYGFANGVLNTDNTSIMGLTMDYGPFAFLDKFDPSFTPNHDDTSNRYSFANQPSIIWWNLQQFAKDLACLMGPEGRDLESLLKGELNEVDDALEKTMIERVQKLVELNANEYKYVFTTRYAQLMSQRLGVDLDLATCMSSTKREDIERAAEKAREFCTAIVEPLLDVLKITNIDYNNFFIHLQNYRGPFFVKDKTEATTLFAAFDQEYLQIFFNASQLDQMGEHEKTIAAGKKVFDTDGEVRLLDENLEKIYDWTQDYLALAPPTNATARTSLAKKSNPLFVPRSWVLEEVVDDLMYNQRDGLRDPASTLDTSALKKLYLMSVNPYDRAGWDAALRPELEQKWTDLSHQEGAKFMKQASCSS